TGTTACAGTACTGCAACGTAGTTCGTCGGCAACCAGGGGTAGCTGTACTCGACTGGCCTTTCTGTGCCATAGGAGCCAACGGACCGGGCGGCCCCGAGGGGCTTTGCCCCTATTATGACCAGCAAAATGCGGTATTTACGTTCCGGCGATTTTACGATAAATATGGTGTTGGGCAGTATTTTGGCCGATTACACCCCGATCAAATTCAGCCTTTCCTGCGGGATGGCTGGCCCCGGCTCCTGACTCCAAGCCGACGTTTTACCGAACAAGACTGGCAATTTTTCGATAATTTCCTCCAAAAGAACCTCTTCGCCGGAATAAACCTGTATCCTGATTTACTGACCTCTGATCAGGTTGCTCAATTCTACCAGCGATATGGACAACCCATCGCCAGAACGCATTTTCCCATTGCCGGACAGGTTGTTTTTCTACCCATTCAACCCAAAAAATAGTCTACCCAAAAGCAAGAGTTGCAACGGCCATTTCGTTTTATACGTATAGCCGATAAAGTGGACTTGATGCTCGATCATCGTTCACCCATATCCACGGCGATTCTTCTATTCTATGGCCTAACGTTCTACGATTCAGCTTTTTCCTAATCTATCTTCGTACGTTATGCGACGTTTTTTCCCGCTCGCGACACTTATCAACGTCGCCGTGACCGGTATCGGTTTGTTTGGCTGTCAGGCCGATAGTAGCGTAGAGCCTACCAGTATTTCGGCCGACTGTCTGGTCAAAGCTTCATCCAATAGTGGGGTTGCCATTGCTGGTTCATACATCGTTACCTATCAGCCAACTCAAACGCTGTCAGGAGTAGCTGGTGCCCGAGTAGCAGCAACCGAAGCCCGCTTCGAACAACTCCTGGACGATTATCAGATTGCCGACACAAAGGCCGATGTTTTAGTATCTGATGAACAAACCAGCTTTCTGGCCCACCTCACCGAGAGCGAATCTGAGCAATTAAGCCAGGATCCCGATGTACTGATGATAGAGCCCGACCGGATTATGTCGATCTGTAGTTGTGTGGATGTAGCCACTACGTCGACATTATCCTGGAATATCAAGCAGACTGGCTACGGACGGGGCGATTTACAAACCGACAAAACTGTCTGGATTATCGACACCGGCATCGACCTCGACCATCCGGATTTGAATGTAGATGTCAATCGAAGCAAATCCTTCGTTAGCGGCAATACCTCCGCCGATGACGAAAATGGACATGGTACGCACGTAGCAGGCATCATCGGTGCCAAAAACAATAGCATTGGTGTAACGGGGATTGCTTCTGGTGCTACGCTTGTTGCCCTTCGCGTCTTAGACGATGAAGGCGAAGGCCGCCTTTCCGGCATTATTCAGGCCATCAATTATGTAGCGCAAAATGGAAAATCGGGCGATGTAGTCAATCTGAGTCTGGGCGGAGAAAGTACGTCATCGACACTCGATGCCGCCATAACCCGAGCAGCTAATCTGGGCATTCTGTTTGCCATAGCAGCTGGCAACGACGGCAAAGATGCCAATAACTACTCACCGTCGCGAGTTAATCACGCCAATGTATTTACTGTATCGGCGATGGACAGTAAAAATCAGTTTGCTTCCTTCTCGAATTTTGGCACCAGTGTAGATGTCTGTGCCTACGGGGTACGAATCAAGTCAACCTATAAAAATGCCGCTTACGCTACGTTAAGTGGTACATCCATGGCCGCACCACACGTAGCGGGCTTACTGTACATTCGGGGCGCAAACCTGCCTACTCACGGCACCGTTACGGGCGATCCAGATGGCAAAGCTGACCCAATGGCGGGTGAAGGCAACTAATCCTCTTTATATCAGTCTGGCATACGGTATTCAGCTAAAAAGGTAACGATTGGGCATCGTCAAGAATGACGCCCAATCGTTTTCTTGCAACTTTCCGCATTCATACTGTATCTTTGTGGCACTTTCAAGTCTTGTCTGACGTTACAAACTCGAAAATCATTTGAAAAAAGCGGCACGTGGATGTGCCGTTTTTCATAAATACATTACTCCATTAATTCGATAGGTTTTATACTGTATGAGCCAACCCTTAGCTCCCACGTCTGATTCGGCAGGTAATACAATCACACTAACAGGCCCAGAGATCGACCTTAATGGACTCACGATTACCTTAAAAGGAACTAACGCTGCCAGGCAGGCAGAGGTATTGCGAGCAGCCTATCCAACAGCTACTATTGAAACCGGCAGCTCGCAACCCCTACTTCGGCGTCGGAATCGAACCGAAATTGCGATTTATGTTTTTGCAGCACTTGCCCTGATGATTGTCGGGCATTTGCTCTTTAGCTATTTTACCCTCGACCGGCTCACGGTCATTGCCGATACCATTCATGTTACACCCGACATTTTCTATTTCATTATGGCCGGTTTTGTGGCCCAAATGATTGATGGAGCTCTGGGCATGGCTTATGGCGTGACGGCTACAACGTTTTTAACCAGTGTAGGAATCAGCCCGGTTTTTGCTACGGCTAGTGTACACAGCTCTGAAATTTTTACCAGTGG
This window of the Spirosoma aerolatum genome carries:
- a CDS encoding S8 family serine peptidase gives rise to the protein MRRFFPLATLINVAVTGIGLFGCQADSSVEPTSISADCLVKASSNSGVAIAGSYIVTYQPTQTLSGVAGARVAATEARFEQLLDDYQIADTKADVLVSDEQTSFLAHLTESESEQLSQDPDVLMIEPDRIMSICSCVDVATTSTLSWNIKQTGYGRGDLQTDKTVWIIDTGIDLDHPDLNVDVNRSKSFVSGNTSADDENGHGTHVAGIIGAKNNSIGVTGIASGATLVALRVLDDEGEGRLSGIIQAINYVAQNGKSGDVVNLSLGGESTSSTLDAAITRAANLGILFAIAAGNDGKDANNYSPSRVNHANVFTVSAMDSKNQFASFSNFGTSVDVCAYGVRIKSTYKNAAYATLSGTSMAAPHVAGLLYIRGANLPTHGTVTGDPDGKADPMAGEGN